Proteins encoded together in one Oncorhynchus mykiss isolate Arlee chromosome 7, USDA_OmykA_1.1, whole genome shotgun sequence window:
- the LOC110527646 gene encoding agouti-signaling protein: protein MNSLFLLSCLSSTWFLIVYSHMILEEKLYTNKSSSSVLQHGSLSDAPPIVIVELPKTAKKKKNKKPRKNKFNVKNKRPPPPPNCVPLWGSCKTPDNVCCEHCAFCHCRLFKTVCYCRMGNPQC from the exons ATGAATTCCCTGTTTCTCCTGAGCTGTCTAAGCTCCACCTGGTTTCTTATAGTGTACTCACACATGATACTGGAGGAAAAGCTCTACACCAATAAGTCTTCTTCCTCGGTTCTACAGCATGGGAGCCTGTCAGATGCACCACCCATCGTCATTGTAG AGTTACCCAAAACcgcaaagaagaaaaaaaacaagaaaccaAGAAAG AACAAATTCAACGTCAAAAACAAGCGTCCACCTCCTCCCCCCAACTGCGTGCCATTGTGGGGAAGCTGCAAAACCCCCGATAATGTGTGTTGTGAGCACTGCGCTTTCTGCCACTGCCGCCTCTTCAAGACTGTGTGCTATTGTCGAATGGGTAACCCGCAGTGTTGA